taccaccaggctctctgactgaggtagtcctcctTAACTCGAATTATCCCCCACCAGTCGCTGATCCAGATCCTGATTCGTAGCATAATGGTCCGAATCGCTCTCTGTACCGGGCCATCTCCTCCTGTCGGTACTGATCCGTCAAGCTCGCCTGAATGGCAGCCTTAATCTGTGCCTCCTTATCATCTGGAgcagaagcctcctctgactctttagagtgataagaaggtggaTCTGCAGCTGGACGGTCTACTTCGGTCTTTTTCTGTTTTGtcctttccttcgctgctttcgaatcagcaaagtgCTTCTTCATCAATTGTCGGATCTCTTGCGGATATTTCCGACACatggacacatcaggataaccaccagccaGATGCTGCTTCAATCTAGTCACCCCTCCTTCCTTGAACTCTGcgttgcaccatttgcatctccaatgatacCGAGCCAAGAGTATCTCGCCATGATCTCAACCAATGTCACGCTttggatctttcttcttactcatttctgcaggtataacaaaataataattatttcgaattaactctaatataacactaattacatatattttttatttgataatattttttactatttaaatatttacaaaaaaattcaaaaaaatttcaagttagattcaaatattttaattattttgaatcattctaaacattattctcaatttcaaaactaactctgattttttattttttattttttaataatttttatataaataaatatatactataaaatagctgattaattaaagtgaacgaacgtcatactttaaatttttttcttataaatatatgcaagtataacaaaatacgatagtttaatgataattaaactaattatatataattttaaaataattttaataattattttaaaatttataaattcaaaataaatatgttatatgcttcaaataatatttttaaattaactaaaatataacactatttttatatattttttattttataattaattttttaatttaaataattaaaaaaataattttttaatttcaaatatttgaaaaaaaaattgaaattagatttaagtagcttgaatcattctaaacatgatttccaaactctgatttttttccctaaaatttaattttttattaatttttaaatgaataaatatttaaaaatatttaaaaaatatataattaataaaaattaataattttggtgtcatcttgtagatcttctaaagatctatcacatataattaaatcataccaaaatcacaagattttggcatgattttctcttattttattttttctcattcttatcctatttttaacaacaaaaataaaaaaaatatatttactaagaaaataacacATTATCTTACCTCCAGTCAAAGATCAGTCTCTCCTCAAGCCACTCCTGCAATTTgacggagtttttttttttttttctaatttttcagaagTTCAACGATTTCGTTGAGACCTTCATACATTTTGGGAGTTCTCTGAGACTTCTCAGAGAACTCTAACGCCTCTCAGCCATTTAAAAACTCTCCGACCCCACTCTCCTCCCCCCTCTCCACTTTTTCCACGTGGGGGATGTCGGCACGGTTCGGTTCACACCGAACCGGTACCGAACCGACCATACCGTCCAGTTTTGGGCGGTATGGACGCGAACCGGATGGTTCGGTGTGGTTCGGggggatttttcaaaaaaaaggtccgaaccggaccggtaaggcgccggtccggctcggtacgctacgtaccgggcggttcggcccggtacggcgaaTCATGTGTAAGACACTATTTTATTCTCTTGACGTATTCTACTGAAGGTTCCTTATGAATATATAGCTGGAAATGAGCACAATTGTAGAGCAGTTACCTAAATTACTATTGCAGTTTTGAAGTATCGAGGGTGAATTATTGGAAACATAGACACGGGATATGTAACAGATTGGGTCTGTACCTCAACTTTTAAATCCTGGATAAGGGATTACATTGTTGTATAATTTATGTGGTGTAACTAAGTGACAATTGTTTTAGACATTAGCCGTCTGAGGAAGTGTATAATGTGGCATTGTCCTTAATTAAACTGGTAAAAAGAATGCAAGTTGATGTAAAGCCTCAGCACATGGAACTTTAAACACAGGAGAAAATATACAAAGTCTGTCATTGAATGAATGCTGAAGCCATTCCAGGGATAGAAAATCTGTCTTTGAATAAATAGGAAGACATGGTTATTGTAACATTGAGGCCTAAGTGAAAGATATGTAGATCTGAACCATGGTCAAGAggtttttcatataaaaaaaatagtattgaAGGATTCATTTTATTAGCAAACAAGAACACTGATGTTTGAAAACCTAAGGTTTTAGCAGAACAATTTGTGGATTTTCTAATAGTCTATGGCTATCTTTCTTTTTCACTTTTTGGGAAAGATGGGGGAGGGATATGTTAGCAATTAGCTATCAAAGCTTAGAATTTCTTTTTGGGAAGAAGGGGTAGGGGTATGTCAGCAATCAGACATCGCAGCTAATATGGATGGGGCATTAAGAATTCACTCTGTAGAGAACAACTTTCTTATGCTGCTGTATGAGCTGCATCAGTTTCATATGCCAGTTTGCCTCCCCTTGAACATTGTCCACCTGCTTCTGTCAATTATCTGCCACTACCCTTTTTACTTTTTGTCAGCTGTTGTTCTTGTTTGCTGCATTCTTCTACATAATGAAAATTCTTCTGTACTTTATTTATGTTAAAGAGAATGGAGTCATCAACCAGTCTATATTTTAATGAATTCCTACAACCAGGGAAAaatgaaaacaaagaaaggaatCAAGAAAAATTGCTGCTTCATTTTTCAAAATAGACCAAGCACATGAATGCCTATCAAAATGATGACTTTTCAAAGGAAATTGGCTGTGGCACGACTTAAAATGAATTTATTGTAATGGAATTAAACTTTTGTGTTCTGATGTTCCCTTTTTAATCCTGTGTATCCTATTATTGATAAGATCCATAGGAATGCCTATGCATCTGTTTCTCCTCAAGTCATTCACATATTATTAACATACCCTATCATGATTATGCTGAGTGGAGAATAGTTCGCATATGAGCAGTTCTGTTGATATAATACTATATTTGGGTATACTTATCTTTAGCTAGTGCCCTTCTGAAAGAGTAGCTACTACCTGCTTAACTTGTAACCTTACCTCCTTGCCTTATTGTAAATTACTCAAATAACGTATTTAGATCATTTATCCACAACTGATGTTAGTCAATTTGTTAATTTCTTATAGGTCTCAAACAGTGCATGCTAAGAGGATATTCCTATGTTGATGGCGTTGAGGAATTGCTCCACAGTTTGAAAAGAAACAACTATGAATTGCATGCTTTTACAAACTATCCAATATGGTCAGTTTCAGGGTTTTCCTAAACAGTTTCATCAAGATATTCCTTCACCATAACCGAGATATGCTGTATTAGGTACAAGATGATTGAAGAGAAGTTACGGCTCTCCAAGTATTTGTCATGGACATTTTGTTCTTGTATAATTGGTAATTTTTCTGCTCATCATAGAACCTTCTTTTGTTTCAATTTTTGACTGTTGCAATCTTGATAGTTGTCAGACCCTTCATGATATTTCTAAGCACTTAAAAGtttattgcatgtctaatttacaTGGTCAATATTATTTAGTAATTTCTGTGGAGAAATATAGATATTTGAAGGAGCACGTACTTCAGAGAACTGACATTTTACCATAGCATTAGAAAATAATAAGTTGGTTTATTTGTGAGGCATACAGTTCTTCAGTTTATATACGTAAATGAAACCCTTGAATATTGCTTCTTTATGTTTTTGCATATTCATTTACTATTATCTTATTCGTTTTCAACTTCCATCAGGTTCTTGCACATTGTAGACTGAACATCAAAGTTTGCACCTTAGAAACTGCAGGCATCCATCCAAAATCTCACCTATGCTGATCATCACCTGAGACATGTCTTCATTGAGATTGGTTCAATGCCaatgctttttttctttttctttttttttctttttgttgctgAAATAGATTACTATTAGTGAAATGGAGGAATGGAAAGAGAAAAAGGGATCCAGGGGTTTCTTGTCGGTAGTGTGTGTTGAGTGTCAAACCACACTCCACCTGTATGCTAGGGCTTGTGTGAGGTGCTGATTGGACTGGTGGTGCATagtttcaatctgatctgaaacAGCAAATTTTAAGTAAATAAATCATTGATTTATGAGCATGCACAAAACATACTCTGATACTTAAATTTCTACTAACATATGTTCTTCTTTTGAGCATATCTATCGGTTTCATTCTCATATGCAGGGAAAAGGAAGCCTGCTCCAGAATTTTATATGGAAGCATTGCATCATCTTGGAGTTGAACCAGCAAGCTGCATCTTCATTGATGACAGGTTTTTTCTGCTAAAATTGCTATCAGCCCAAAAAGATTATTTTCATTTGTAATGATATACTTTTTAACAGTAAATTCTGGCCAGCCGTTAAAAAAGTTAAAAGTATTGAATTCAGTAAGGCTATCATTCTTGTCAGTCAACACTGACTTTCCAGAAATATTAAAAATGAAAGAAGTATTACCGCAGCAAGTAAGGTTTTCGAGTTATAATGTTTTTTTTTGAGTAATAATGTGAGAAGAGGGATTAGTTACAATTCCCTTCCAGTTATCGGCTAGCCTGTGATTTCTTTTTCTCTGACATCTTTTTTCTTCATGTTGCTGATGTAATTGATGCTAACCAATTTCAGGATGGCAAATGTTGAGGCAGCTGTGAATGTAGGCATGTTTGGGTTGCATTTCAGGAATGCAGATACCCTCAAACAAGAATTATCTTCATTGGGGGTTGAGGTTGTTACTTTGGATAACTTATAAGCCAGAATCTATTTTCCATTCTTAGATGATAATCTCATCATCTTTCACCAATTTGTTTCAAACTGTTGTTCCTATTAGGCTGCATATGTCTGTATAGTATCTTTcaggggattttttttttttttttttaaggtttgTTTGCATAGATTGTATT
Above is a genomic segment from Elaeis guineensis isolate ETL-2024a chromosome 1, EG11, whole genome shotgun sequence containing:
- the LOC105036728 gene encoding flavin mononucleotide hydrolase 1, chloroplatic — translated: MVGCVFRPPAVFSPLPKPPTSRPRQAMAANRSTSGLTVERKLPVLLFDVMDTIVRDPFYHDIPAFFQMSMKELLDTKHPTVWAEFEKGLIDENDLAKKFFKDGRPFDLEGLKQCMLRGYSYVDGVEELLHSLKRNNYELHAFTNYPIWYKMIEEKLRLSKYLSWTFCSCIIGKRKPAPEFYMEALHHLGVEPASCIFIDDRMANVEAAVNVGMFGLHFRNADTLKQELSSLGVEVVTLDNL